CGTAGTTTTTTCATCCGCTGCCTCTTGATGATATTCGGGTTCAACTATTTTTAATTTAGCGGATATTCCTTTCTTGCTTCCTTTTAATCGTTTTGTTTGAATCTGCTCTGCCGTAATGCCTCCAGCGATTTGTGGATATAAATCTTTAATTTGACTCTCATCAAGATAATAAAATGTTTTTAGGCCAGTCGATTGTATTTCTCGCTTCTTCTTTTCAGCAATGCTGTCATTAAGAACTTTAGAATGTTTGTCTAAATCTTCCCACAGTTGTTCACGCGAATATCGGCTTCGTATTACGATGCTTCTCTGGATAAAAAAAGTAAATACAATGGCCATTGCTGCTGTAATGACTAGTGTTGTAGAAATTAATAAAATAGATGAAGATTCCATAATATAGACTCACCACGCCATTCCATTATGCGTATATTGACTTACCACATTGTTAATTATACCACTTTGGACTAGTGTTTCAACACTAATGCCTTCTGTTTTTAGGTGCCACCCCCACGGGTGGCACTACTTTGATATGATTCTTAGCGGAGGCAGACGTAGTTGCTGTGTGCAGATTGCCACGTCCTTCTGCGGAAGGACTCGCAATGACAGGGTGAAAAAAGTTGACGCTAAGAGTTCAGATAGTCAATAATTAGCCCACATTTCGATGAATGTAGTGAGGGGATTTTTCTCAGGCGTTTTTGGTTTTCTGCTGCTCGACGTCTTAGTGCTTCTGGGACTCGTCATCTCCTTGAACCTGACCATTCTCAATCCCGACTTTGTTACGGATGAGCTTGAGAAATTGGATGTCTATCCGGTGGTAATTGAGCAGGCAAAAACACTGATACCAGGTCAGCAGTATATCGATACTGAGACCGTAGATGAGTTGGTCACTGAGCTCACGCCATGGTTCGAGGAGCAGGCTGACAAAGTTATCCGCGACGTTTACGCATACCTCAAGGAAAACCGGGAGCTAAACGTTATTATTTCCCTTGAGCCGGTGAGGGCTGCGGTCAAGGAAAAAGTAAGCGAGGCTGTGCTTCAGTTGCTACCTCCAGAGCTACAGGGCGCTTTACAAGGCCAGATAGATGCCTATATGTCACAAATATACGCCGGGATTGACAATGTTATACCTTCAAGCTTTGTGCTTAGTGAGACGGCTGTAGGTTCGCAAGTGATGGCACAGCTTGAGCAGGTCAGGAGGATTATAGGTTATGTAGACTTGGCCTATAAGGCTATGATTGTCTTAGCTGTTCTGTTGGTCTTGCTGATAGCTCTGGTGCACTGGTGGCAGCCGAAGCCGATTACGCGGTCTATCGGCATAACCTTCATTCTTGTCGGTGTGGCTTGTATTTTAGGCTCGCTGCTTGATGTATTGATTAGTCAGGTCCTTAGCCGCCTTGTCGGTGAATCGAGCATATTACTTGGGCTTCAGTCGAAGTTACCTCAGTTGGCTGCTGATATTGTGGCTCCCATGAGGATGTATGGCATTGGTTTTCTCAGCGCTGGGATAGTGTTAGTTGTAATCTCGGTTGTTTTCAGGACACCAGAGGCAAATCCTTACACGAGAAATGATAATAGGCTATAAAAAGGAGGGAAAATATGAAAGTCAACGAAGACACGTGGCAGTTCTACCAGAAGCATCTGGGCTATACCGATGCAGAAATGAAGAAATTCAGGGAGAATCCGAGAAACGAAGATATTATTTCCAAAGCGCCGGCATTGATGAATAACACAATCGTTATAGAGGTGGTGGATTCGCATGGGTGCAATAGCCAGCATAAGGTTGGTGATAAATTCTACTTTGACGGGTCAGGCAACTTGTTAACCAAGCTCTGCCCCAAGAGAATTTGCATCGCCGCTTTGGGCGCGATGGGAGGGTTAATTCAGGTATCAGGTGAGCTTTGTTATGCTGGCGTTGACCCGAACGAGATGCGATTTAAGAGGGCAGGTTGCTCCGACGTGGGATTGCAATGTGGGGGATGGGGACGCATTGTTATGGAATTGCGAGTTGAAGAGCGCAAAAGATAGTAAGTTGTGAGGATGTAGAGTATAAAGTGGCGCCTGCCCTGATATTGGCTGGCACAGGCCATAGCTGGCTCTATTATCATGATGGCTGCAGTGCGCATACTGGCTGCATCATCACCCTACTCTTTAGCGATAAGGATATCGGGGATACCAGCTTTTGACATCGTCTTCACCAGGGCTGGCAAGTGATTCCAGGAAGTAGCTCAGCGGCTTGCCCAGTATCTCTGCGATTTGCTCCAAACTGGCGAGATAAAGTCGCCTTTTGCCCAGCTCGTAGTTTGATAGGGCCGCCTGTGTACAGCCTAGCCTGGCTGCTAGTTCCTCCTGGGTGAGACCAAGTTCCTTTCTGGTCTGCTGAATTCTCATACCGATGCTGCGGTCGGCCATATTTGAATTCTATCACAGTTTGTAATATTTGGCTAAAAATCGACAATAAATATAACATAATGTTATATTTTGTATTGACAAGCCTGTCATGCTCTGTTATGCTGGAAATAACAAAACGTTATTAAGGGAGGAAGCGAAATGAAAGTCAGCGAAGATGAATGGAAAGTTTTGCAGAGGCACCTGGGTTACACTGATAAAGAAATGGAGCAGTTTAAAAAGGACCCCCGAAATGTAGATGTTCTTTCCAAGACTAATGCGTTGTTAAGCAAGACGTTCATTGCCGAGGTGGTGGAGGCACACGGGTGTGATAGCCAGCATAAGGTGGGTGATAAATTTTATATAGGCGGACATGGCAATCTTATCACCAAACTCTGCCCCAAGAAGGTCTGCCTCTTCGCCTTAATGCCACTGGCAACGTTAATTTACACAGCAAATGAGTTAATATATGCCGGTGTGGACCCTAATGAGATGCGCTTCAAACGGGTAGGCTGCTCCGATGTCGGCCTGCAATGTGGTGGCTGGGGCCATATTGTTATGGAACTACGAGCGGAAGAGCGCAAGAAAGAGTGAAAAAGGAGGTGAAAAATATGTCAGAACCCGTGACAGTTACACAGGATAACAGGATAGCAAAACTAATTCTAAACCGACCGGCAGTATTCAACGCTTTCGATCATGATATGATTGAGCATTTCACGCGCCACGTTGTTGCCCTTGCTGTAGATAACACTGTACGAGGTGTAGTGATCTCGGGCGAGGGCAAAGGCTTTTGTGCCGGCGGTGATTTGAAATGGGTATCCGAGTTTCCGCTCGGTCCTTCTGCAGCCTTTCACAAGTTGGCGGCGAGTTTCCATCAGGCAATACTGGAGATTCGCCGGATGCCTAAACCAGTTATAGCAGCCATCAACGGAGCTGCAGCCGGCGGTGGTTTCTCATTGGCGCTAGCTTGCGATTTCCGTGTCATGGCTCGGTCTGCTACTCTGAGACAAGCCTATACCTCAAACGGACTTTGTGTCGATGGTGGAGGCACATTCACGCTTCCGAGGCTTGTAGGCCTCGCCCGCGCTCTAGAAATCGTTGGGTTTGACGCTCCAATTTCCTCTGAGAAGGCAGTGGCTTGGGGGCTAGTAAACAAGGTTGTAGATGACGGGCAGGCACTGGAAGAAGCAATGAATATGGCTCACGAATTGAGTAAGGGCTCACTCAATTCCTTTGGGTGGTCGAAACAGCTGCTTACAGATTCATTCAATAGTGCCTTCGAGACACACATCGAGCGAGAGCGATTTGGACTTCGCAGCTGTGCTGAGCACCCAGACGGAAAAGAAGGATTGAAGGCTTTCGTAGACAAACGCAAACCCGTTTTTCAGAGTTAAATATCAATTTTCCAAACGAACATCGCTGTTTAATGTTATGTTCTTTGATTTAAGATTAAGTGGTGGCAGAATAGTAAACGCGAGAAAAAAGGAGGTAGGGAATGGAGAACGCTAAACCGAAGATTGGCTGGCTTTGTGCTTTTGCCCCGGAGGAGATAGCTATGGCTGCCGGTCTTTTTCCCATGCGGCTCAGCGGAGGTGGTGAATCAGCCGCGGTGGCTGATGCCTATATATATTCCAACTTATGTCCTTACGTTAAAAGCATTTTAGCACTTGGGCTTAATGGTGAAACTAAGCATCTAGATGGGCTGGTCTTTGTCAGGTCGTGTGATGGCATGCACCGCTTGTATGATGTGTGGAGGTCATATGTCGGCACTCGCTTTGCCTATATGCTGGAGGTGCCTAAGAACCAGGACGAGGCTGCTGTAGAATATTTTGCTGGCCAGTTACGCAAGTTTGCACGTGCCCTGGAGCAGGAATTCGGGAAAGAAATAACGTTGGAGTCGCTTAACAAGGCTATCAAGACAACTAACCAGATGCGCACGCAGATGCAACACATTTATCAGCTTCAGCGCAAGCTACCGCTGCCTCTATCCGGGAGTGAGGTATTCCAGCTTGGACTTGAGGGACTGAGTATGGACAAGAAGTCCTTTATTGCAAAGTTGAAGAAGTATTATAGTGATGCTAGAAGTTTGGCAAAACAACGTGGGAAAGAAAGTAAAGCCCGTGTGCTTGTCAGTGGCAATGTGATAGACCGTCCTGACCTATTTAATATCATCGAAGCTGCTGGAGCCGACGTAGCTGCTGCTGATTTATGTACTGCTCTGCGCTATTTCGGGCACCTGGTGGATGAAGACAGCGGCGACCCATATCTGGCTCTGGCACACGGGTATCTTAGTAAACTCCGCTGTGCCCGCATGACTGGCCTGAATGAGCGCCTTACCGAAATAAGGGAGCTGGTAGATGCTTATGCGGTTGATGGTGTTGTCTACACCTCGGTCAAGTTTTGTGACCAGCATCTAGCTGATGCGCCATACTTTGTGGAAAAATTGAAAGATGAAGGAGTGGCGGTGCTGTTTTTGGAAAACGACTATACGTGGGGGACCCGTGGTCAGCTCACGACCAGGGTGGAGGCCTTTGTCGAAATGCTGGACAGCCGAAGGAGGTAAAAATATGCTCAAGAGTTTCTATGAAGGAATGAAGAAATCGGCGGAGGAAGAGTGCCAGAAGAGGCCCCGTGCCTGGTTGATGTATGTCATACAAATGACATCAACCTTGCTCAAAGCTTTTGAGGATGATGCGAAGGTGGTGTGGACCACCTACTACTCGTTCCCAATGGAGCTTTTGGCAGCTTTTGATGTTGTTCCCTTTGACTTTGAAATCGGCTGCAATCTCCTCCCCGGTGTTGACCCTAAGGGCTGTGTTGACATCATGACTAAAGCTGAGGACAGGGGTTATTCTATCGACCTCTGTTCTTTTCATCGCCTGGCGCTAGGCAGCTATTTCCTGGGCTATTTTCCCAAAGCCGACCTTTTGCTTACCACCTCACACTTCTGCGACGGTAAGACTAAAGCTAACCAAATTTTTGCCCAGTATTA
The Chloroflexota bacterium genome window above contains:
- a CDS encoding 2-hydroxyacyl-CoA dehydratase, translated to MENAKPKIGWLCAFAPEEIAMAAGLFPMRLSGGGESAAVADAYIYSNLCPYVKSILALGLNGETKHLDGLVFVRSCDGMHRLYDVWRSYVGTRFAYMLEVPKNQDEAAVEYFAGQLRKFARALEQEFGKEITLESLNKAIKTTNQMRTQMQHIYQLQRKLPLPLSGSEVFQLGLEGLSMDKKSFIAKLKKYYSDARSLAKQRGKESKARVLVSGNVIDRPDLFNIIEAAGADVAAADLCTALRYFGHLVDEDSGDPYLALAHGYLSKLRCARMTGLNERLTEIRELVDAYAVDGVVYTSVKFCDQHLADAPYFVEKLKDEGVAVLFLENDYTWGTRGQLTTRVEAFVEMLDSRRR
- a CDS encoding enoyl-CoA hydratase/isomerase family protein, translating into MSEPVTVTQDNRIAKLILNRPAVFNAFDHDMIEHFTRHVVALAVDNTVRGVVISGEGKGFCAGGDLKWVSEFPLGPSAAFHKLAASFHQAILEIRRMPKPVIAAINGAAAGGGFSLALACDFRVMARSATLRQAYTSNGLCVDGGGTFTLPRLVGLARALEIVGFDAPISSEKAVAWGLVNKVVDDGQALEEAMNMAHELSKGSLNSFGWSKQLLTDSFNSAFETHIERERFGLRSCAEHPDGKEGLKAFVDKRKPVFQS
- a CDS encoding helix-turn-helix transcriptional regulator, with product MADRSIGMRIQQTRKELGLTQEELAARLGCTQAALSNYELGKRRLYLASLEQIAEILGKPLSYFLESLASPGEDDVKSWYPRYPYR